One Ahaetulla prasina isolate Xishuangbanna chromosome 1, ASM2864084v1, whole genome shotgun sequence DNA window includes the following coding sequences:
- the COCH gene encoding cochlin: MAPALLFLGVVLAAGVAKAAERSAPTVITCFTRGYDLRNDPADVICPANCHIWQFYVYGNIEYASESSICGAAIHRGVITSSGGAVRVKMLPGRENYSAIYANGIQSQLFSKSSSSFSVASAKGEALEAAGHPISTARPFAGKRPKKPVVKKSGNKDCQADIAFLIDGSYNIGQRRFNLQKNFIGKVAMTLGIGTEGPHVGVIQASDYPKTEFYLNNFTTSKDVLFAIKEIAFQGGNSNTGRALKHSAQRFFSIEKGVRKGIPKIIVVFLDGWPSDNLEEAGILAREFGVNVFFVSIAKPTSEELGMIEELNFIEKAVCQNNGFFSYNIPTWFGTTKHVKPLVQKLCAHEQMLCSKTCYNSVNIAFLIDGSSSIGDNNFHLMLGFISNVVKSFDITDIGAKIAVIQFTYNQRIEFSFTDYKTKEKVLSGVQAIRYMSGGTATGEAITYVTKNVFAPVRDGANKNFLVILTDGQSYDDIRGPATAAHKAGINIFSVGIAWAPLEDLKDMASEPKETHTFFTKEFTGLEQIVPNIVRAICRDFLGFKQ, translated from the exons ATGGCGCCCGCCCTGCTCTTCCTAG GTGTCGTCCTGGCGGCCGGGGTGGCCAAGGCAGCCGAACGTTCCG CCCCCACTGTTATTACATGTTTTACAAGAGGATACGATCTTAGAAACGATCCAGCAGATGTTATCTGTCCAGCAAATTGTCATATATGGCAGTTCTATGTCTATGGAAACATTGAGTATGCCTCTGAATCAAGTATCTGTGGAGCTGCCATTCACAG AGGTGTGATCACCAGTTCAGGGGGGGCTGTAAGAGTGAAGATGTTACCAGGGCGTGAGAACTACTCTGCAATATATGCCAATGGAATCCAATCCCAACTCTTTTCTAAGTCAAGTTCATCATTTTCAGTAGCTA GTGCTAAAGGTGAAGCCCTTGAAGCAGCTGGGCATCCTATTTCAACAGCACGGCCATTTGcag gAAAACGACCTAAAAAACCTGTTGTGAAAAAGTCTGGAAACAAAG ATTGTCAAGCCGATATTGCTTTCCTGATTGATGGAAGCTACAATATTGGGCAGCGCAGGTTTAATTTGCAGAAAAACTTTATTGGGAAGGTGGCAATGACACTGGGAATTGGAACTGAAGGCCCACATGTGGGAGTAATACAAGCCAG TGATTATCCAAAAACTGAGTTTTATCTGAACAATTTCACCACTTCAAAAGATGTTTTATTTGCAATAAAAGAAATAGCTTTCCAAGGAGGCAATTccaatacag GAAGAGCTTTGAAACACTCAGcacaaagatttttttctattgaaaaagGGGTACGCAAAGGCATTCCTAAAATCATTGTAGTTTTCTTAGATGGCTGGCCATCAGATAATTTGGAAGAAGCTGGTATATTGGCTAGAGAATTTGGTGTTAATGTATTTTTTGTGTCAATTGCAAAACCTACATCTGAAGAACTGGGGATGATTGAAGAACTAAATTTTATTGaaaag gCAGTCTGTCAAAATAATGGATTCTTTTCCTACAACATACCCACTTGGTTTGGTACCACAAAACATGTGAAACCTCTTGTTCAAAAACTCTGTGCGCATGAACAAATGTTATGCAGCAAGACTTGCTATAATTCCGTCAACATAGCTTTCCTCATAGATGGCTCTAGCAGTATTGGTGACAACAATTTCCACCTCATGCTTGGATTTATTAGTAATGTTGTCAAATCGTTTGATATCACAGATATCGGTGCCAAAATTGCAGTTATTCAGTTCACTTATAATCAGCGCATAGAATTCAGCTTTACAGACTACAAAACAAAGGAAAAGGTTCTTTCAGGTGTTCAAGCAATCCGCTATATGAGTGGTGGTACAGCTACAGGAGAAGCCATTACTTATGTAACCAAAAATGTGTTTGCACCTGTGAGAGATGGAGCCAACAAAAATTTTCTGGTAATTTTGACTGATGGCCAGTCTTATGATGACATCCGAGGGCCTGCAACTGCTGCTCATAAAGCAG GTATCAACATATTTTCTGTTGGCATTGCTTGGGCTCCACTCGAGGATTTAAAAGATATGGCATCTGAACCTAAGGAAACACATACTTTCTTCACAAAAGAATTTACTGGACTGGAGCAGATTGTGCCTAATATTGTAAGAGCTATTTGCAGAGATTTTTTGGGCTTCAAACAGTGA